Proteins from a genomic interval of Flammeovirgaceae bacterium SG7u.111:
- a CDS encoding TetR/AcrR family transcriptional regulator has product MAKLQKSIEKREALLAATLNLINSGGIQEASMSKVAKLAKVSPATIYLYFENKQDLINQLYLDVKESFSKKAFEGYEEGLPVKKSFEQIWFNIANYKITQRAEACFLSQCDNAPLVDMESRREGLKHLQPLLDLWVRGQEEGIIKKMSNYVLYAYTVYPLAFLTNTEISVYCQLDKSSLDEAFQAAWDSIKV; this is encoded by the coding sequence ATGGCAAAACTTCAGAAGAGTATAGAAAAACGAGAGGCACTTTTAGCAGCTACCTTGAACCTGATCAATAGTGGTGGGATTCAGGAGGCTTCAATGTCTAAGGTTGCAAAGTTGGCTAAGGTATCTCCTGCCACCATCTATCTTTATTTTGAAAATAAGCAGGATTTGATAAACCAGCTTTACCTAGATGTAAAAGAGTCTTTCAGCAAAAAAGCTTTTGAAGGATACGAAGAAGGATTGCCCGTAAAAAAGAGTTTTGAGCAGATTTGGTTCAATATTGCCAACTACAAAATTACTCAGCGAGCAGAGGCGTGTTTTCTGTCTCAGTGCGACAATGCACCCTTGGTGGACATGGAAAGTAGGAGGGAAGGACTGAAGCATTTGCAGCCTTTGTTGGATCTATGGGTTAGAGGGCAAGAAGAAGGGATTATAAAGAAAATGTCTAATTACGTGCTTTACGCTTATACGGTTTACCCGTTGGCTTTTCTCACAAATACCGAGATTAGCGTGTATTGCCAGCTAGACAAATCTTCGCTGGACGAGGCTTTTCAGGCTGCTTGGGATAGTATTAAGGTGTAA
- a CDS encoding TetR/AcrR family transcriptional regulator — MAGRPRQFDEEDVIQKATDVFWEKGYEATSAEDLLKAMNMGKGSFYLHFKGGKEELFRRSMEFRAKQSMNKIKSRFLQSENKLEVIRSLFLERLASKDYFRNYGCLFGNTLVEMANINEELKSIAAEHLGNLEKVFEEVIADAIEKKQFNTSHSPKFIAKHLINTWNGMNITKRMGGQDELLTKIVKMNLKIIE, encoded by the coding sequence ATGGCAGGACGACCAAGACAATTTGACGAAGAGGATGTAATCCAAAAAGCAACCGACGTTTTTTGGGAGAAAGGCTATGAGGCCACTTCGGCAGAAGACTTGCTCAAAGCCATGAACATGGGAAAAGGCAGTTTTTACCTGCATTTTAAAGGAGGAAAGGAAGAGCTTTTCAGGAGATCGATGGAGTTTAGAGCCAAACAATCGATGAACAAGATCAAGAGTCGTTTCCTCCAGTCGGAAAACAAGCTAGAAGTTATTAGGTCCTTATTTTTAGAAAGGCTGGCATCCAAAGATTACTTCAGAAACTATGGTTGTTTGTTTGGAAACACGCTAGTGGAAATGGCCAACATCAACGAAGAATTAAAATCCATAGCTGCCGAGCACCTTGGAAATTTGGAAAAAGTTTTTGAAGAAGTGATCGCAGATGCGATAGAAAAAAAGCAGTTCAACACTTCCCACTCGCCAAAGTTTATAGCCAAGCACCTGATTAACACATGGAACGGTATGAACATCACCAAAAGAATGGGCGGACAAGACGAGCTCCTTACGAAAATTGTAAAAATGAACCTTAAAATAATAGAATAA
- the gap gene encoding type I glyceraldehyde-3-phosphate dehydrogenase, with amino-acid sequence MQMIKIGINGFGRIGRLVFRAAQERKDVEIVAINDLLDVDYIAYMLKYDSTHGRFKGEVAVENGKLVVNGEEIRVTAEKDPSFINWGEVGADYIAEATGVFLTKETAQAHLDAGAKKVIMTGPSKDDTPMFVMGVNQETYSPDIDIVSNASCTTNCLAPLAKVLMDNWGIEEGLMTTVHAVTAAQKTVDSPSVRSWRGGRGAYQNIIPFSTGAAKAVGKVIPELNGKVTGTSFRVPVPNVSVVDFTVRLSKPTTFEEVKAVFKSTANTSLKGILGYTEDAVVSTDFLGDERTSIFDADASIMLSPTFLKVISWYDNEWGYSNKVLDLIEYMSAKS; translated from the coding sequence ATACAAATGATTAAAATTGGAATTAACGGATTTGGCAGAATTGGCCGATTAGTATTCAGAGCTGCGCAAGAAAGAAAAGACGTAGAAATAGTAGCCATCAACGATTTGCTGGACGTGGACTACATCGCCTATATGCTCAAATATGACTCTACCCATGGAAGGTTCAAAGGCGAAGTAGCGGTGGAAAACGGGAAGCTAGTTGTAAACGGGGAAGAGATACGTGTGACAGCAGAAAAAGATCCTTCGTTTATAAACTGGGGCGAGGTAGGAGCCGATTATATAGCTGAAGCGACCGGCGTATTCCTCACCAAAGAAACTGCGCAAGCGCACTTAGATGCTGGAGCGAAAAAGGTGATCATGACCGGTCCCTCCAAAGATGATACACCCATGTTTGTGATGGGGGTAAACCAAGAAACCTACTCACCAGACATTGACATTGTGTCGAATGCTTCTTGTACCACCAACTGCCTTGCGCCGCTCGCAAAAGTATTGATGGATAATTGGGGCATAGAAGAAGGATTGATGACAACCGTACATGCCGTAACCGCAGCTCAAAAAACGGTAGACAGCCCTTCGGTGAGGTCTTGGCGGGGCGGACGAGGAGCTTATCAGAACATCATCCCTTTCTCTACGGGTGCTGCGAAAGCTGTTGGGAAAGTGATCCCAGAGCTCAATGGAAAAGTAACGGGCACTTCTTTCCGAGTCCCAGTCCCCAACGTATCGGTGGTCGATTTTACCGTAAGGCTAAGCAAGCCCACGACTTTTGAAGAAGTAAAAGCCGTTTTCAAATCTACAGCCAATACCAGCCTGAAAGGTATTTTGGGTTACACCGAAGATGCTGTGGTTTCAACCGACTTTTTGGGAGATGAGCGCACTTCGATTTTTGATGCCGATGCAAGTATTATGCTCTCACCAACATTCTTAAAAGTTATCTCTTGGTACGACAATGAATGGGGTTATTCTAACAAAGTATTGGATTTGATAGAATACATGTCGGCTAAGTCATAA
- the dgoD gene encoding galactonate dehydratase — MKIRSFELFKVSPRWLFLKIDTDEGISGWGEPIVEGKADTVKAAVEELMQQMIGKDPMHIEDHWNTLYRGGFYRGGPVFMSALSGIDQALWDIKGKFFNAPIYELMGGKTRDKIQVYSWIAGDRPSDVANQVLEAKKNGFTAVKMNATNELQIIDSYSKIEWVLERVAQLREAVGYTVDVGIDFHGRLHKAMAKVMAKELEQFHPMFIEEPVLPENNEALKAIANITSIPIATGERMFSRWQFKDLLASGAVDIIQPDLCHAGGITECKKIFSMAEAYDVAAAPHCPLGPIALAACLQVDASCYNAFIQEQSLGIHYNRGSDLLDYIVDKSVFKYENGFVNIPSGPGLGIEVNEEYVRKMAKEGHNWKNPVWRHEDGSVAEW, encoded by the coding sequence ATGAAAATCAGAAGTTTTGAATTGTTCAAAGTTTCGCCAAGATGGCTATTCCTCAAAATTGATACCGACGAAGGAATATCAGGGTGGGGCGAACCGATAGTAGAAGGAAAAGCCGACACTGTGAAAGCTGCCGTGGAGGAACTAATGCAGCAGATGATAGGGAAAGATCCTATGCACATTGAAGACCATTGGAATACGCTTTACCGAGGCGGTTTTTATCGAGGCGGTCCCGTTTTTATGAGTGCCCTCTCAGGTATCGACCAAGCCCTTTGGGATATAAAAGGCAAGTTTTTCAATGCCCCTATCTACGAACTAATGGGCGGAAAAACCCGAGACAAAATCCAAGTTTATTCATGGATTGCGGGTGATAGGCCATCGGACGTAGCCAACCAAGTATTGGAAGCGAAAAAGAACGGGTTCACCGCCGTGAAGATGAATGCTACCAATGAGTTACAAATTATAGATTCTTACAGTAAAATAGAATGGGTGCTGGAAAGAGTTGCCCAGCTCCGTGAGGCGGTTGGTTATACCGTTGATGTGGGGATCGATTTCCACGGAAGGCTGCACAAAGCGATGGCAAAAGTGATGGCAAAAGAGCTGGAGCAATTCCACCCTATGTTTATAGAAGAGCCAGTGCTTCCAGAAAATAACGAAGCCCTAAAAGCAATAGCAAATATCACTTCTATTCCGATAGCCACGGGCGAGCGTATGTTTAGCCGTTGGCAGTTCAAAGACCTATTGGCAAGCGGAGCAGTGGATATCATCCAGCCCGACCTTTGCCATGCAGGAGGCATTACCGAGTGCAAAAAGATTTTCTCGATGGCCGAAGCTTATGATGTAGCCGCTGCGCCCCATTGCCCGCTAGGGCCTATTGCACTGGCAGCTTGCTTGCAAGTAGATGCTTCTTGCTACAACGCCTTTATCCAAGAGCAAAGCTTGGGTATTCATTACAACCGAGGAAGCGACTTGCTCGACTACATAGTGGACAAATCGGTGTTCAAGTATGAAAATGGTTTTGTCAATATTCCTTCTGGCCCTGGGCTAGGCATTGAAGTAAATGAGGAATATGTTAGGAAAATGGCAAAAGAGGGGCACAACTGGAAAAATCCAGTATGGCGTCATGAAGATGGGAGCGTAGCAGAATGGTAG
- a CDS encoding MFS transporter — protein sequence MTNKTENNKPTKVRYTILAAVFVNVVINYMDRSNISVAAPFISKELELDTVQMGYIFSAFGWTYATLQIPGGVLADRLGIKMLYSICLIGWSIATILQGFAVGFVVIVALRILIGAFEAPSYPMNNRIVTSWFPDNERAGAIALYTSGQFIGLAFLTPALIAIEHYFGWRALFFLTGGIGLLWGVIWYFFYRSPTQHKGVNKAELAHIEEGGAILDDAESEGDEEEKFQWSHLALVLSKRKLWGVYLGQFGLGATLIFFLTWFPKYLVEYKGMDFLQSGIMASIPFIFAFFGVLLSGFVSDYLTKRNVSVATARKAPIVTGLLLSTSIIGANYTSDPFWVTFFMSTAFFGNGLASIAWVFVSLLAPKKLIGLTGGTFNFIGGLSTIVVPITIGFLVKDGDFAPALVFICALTLMGAMSYIFLVGKIKRIEME from the coding sequence ATGACTAACAAAACCGAAAATAACAAACCGACGAAAGTTCGGTATACAATTTTGGCTGCTGTTTTTGTGAACGTAGTGATCAACTACATGGACCGGAGCAATATCTCCGTGGCCGCACCGTTTATCAGCAAAGAGCTTGAACTTGACACAGTACAGATGGGGTATATTTTCTCCGCATTTGGCTGGACATATGCTACGTTACAAATCCCCGGTGGGGTGCTGGCCGATAGGCTTGGCATCAAAATGCTGTACAGTATCTGCCTGATAGGCTGGTCTATAGCCACCATATTGCAAGGGTTTGCCGTAGGTTTCGTGGTAATTGTTGCCTTGCGGATTTTGATTGGAGCTTTTGAAGCACCTTCGTACCCAATGAACAACCGCATAGTAACAAGCTGGTTTCCCGACAACGAACGTGCGGGGGCAATTGCCCTTTACACTTCTGGGCAGTTTATCGGCTTGGCATTTCTTACGCCAGCCCTCATTGCCATCGAACACTACTTTGGTTGGCGTGCGCTCTTCTTCCTAACTGGAGGAATAGGGTTGCTATGGGGAGTAATATGGTACTTTTTCTACCGCTCTCCCACTCAGCACAAAGGCGTGAACAAGGCTGAACTTGCACATATAGAAGAAGGTGGAGCAATTCTGGACGACGCCGAATCAGAAGGCGATGAAGAGGAAAAATTCCAATGGAGCCATTTGGCATTGGTGCTGAGCAAGCGAAAACTTTGGGGCGTTTACTTAGGGCAGTTTGGCTTAGGCGCTACCCTGATCTTTTTCCTAACTTGGTTTCCAAAATACTTGGTAGAATACAAAGGAATGGACTTTCTTCAATCAGGAATAATGGCATCCATCCCCTTTATATTTGCCTTTTTTGGAGTCTTGCTTTCAGGCTTCGTATCCGATTACCTGACCAAAAGAAACGTATCGGTTGCCACGGCTCGAAAAGCACCGATAGTAACAGGACTGCTCCTCTCTACCTCCATTATAGGGGCAAACTATACCTCTGACCCGTTTTGGGTAACCTTCTTTATGTCCACCGCTTTTTTTGGGAATGGCCTGGCCTCCATCGCTTGGGTGTTTGTTTCCCTACTAGCACCAAAAAAACTGATTGGGCTAACAGGAGGAACATTCAATTTCATTGGAGGGCTTTCCACTATAGTCGTTCCCATTACCATTGGTTTTTTGGTGAAAGATGGGGACTTTGCCCCAGCACTGGTCTTCATCTGCGC